The proteins below are encoded in one region of Pseudomonadota bacterium:
- the dxr gene encoding 1-deoxy-D-xylulose-5-phosphate reductoisomerase, protein MISDDAPDSITILGSTGSIGCNTVKVISESDKKYSVTALTANSNVELLAKQAKELRAKYAVIADESLYGDLKRLLAGSDIQALAGFGEVANAASIKTDIVMSAIVGVAGLVPTMEAIKQGSKIALANKECLVCAGGIMTDAVKQYKASLIPVDSEHNAIYQVFDFDNPQNVSKIILTASGGPFRTYTKEQMTSVTPQQALAHPNWDMGSKISVDSATMMNKGLEVIEAYYLFPVEKEQIDVVIHPESIIHSMVEYHDGSVLAQLGTPDMCTPIGVALAWPQRLKINTQKLDLTKIGSLTFEELDNNRFEAVKLAKQALQEGSMMQIAYNCANEVAVEQFLNGNIGFNDIVRVTKSIMDSVKSGSLQNIDDVLLVVDEINKKTTSLTSKIVA, encoded by the coding sequence ATGATATCAGATGATGCACCGGATTCTATAACTATACTGGGTTCTACCGGCTCAATCGGTTGTAACACCGTAAAGGTAATAAGCGAGTCGGATAAAAAATATTCCGTGACGGCACTGACGGCTAATTCAAACGTAGAGCTTTTAGCAAAACAGGCAAAGGAACTAAGAGCAAAATATGCGGTAATAGCTGATGAGTCTTTGTATGGTGATTTAAAAAGACTACTTGCAGGTAGTGATATACAAGCATTGGCAGGATTCGGTGAGGTAGCAAACGCCGCCTCTATAAAAACTGATATAGTTATGTCGGCGATTGTGGGTGTGGCAGGACTTGTGCCTACTATGGAGGCAATAAAACAGGGAAGTAAAATAGCCCTTGCAAATAAAGAGTGCCTAGTCTGTGCCGGCGGTATCATGACCGATGCGGTAAAGCAATATAAAGCCTCCCTTATTCCTGTTGATTCGGAACATAATGCCATTTATCAGGTGTTCGATTTTGATAACCCGCAAAATGTTTCCAAAATAATACTTACAGCGTCAGGAGGACCTTTCAGGACTTATACCAAAGAACAGATGACCTCGGTTACGCCTCAGCAGGCATTAGCTCACCCTAACTGGGATATGGGCAGTAAGATATCGGTTGATTCGGCAACTATGATGAATAAAGGGCTAGAAGTAATAGAAGCATATTACCTGTTCCCCGTCGAAAAAGAGCAGATAGATGTTGTCATACATCCTGAGTCTATTATTCATTCAATGGTGGAATATCATGATGGTTCGGTGCTGGCACAGCTTGGCACTCCCGATATGTGTACGCCTATCGGTGTTGCATTGGCATGGCCTCAAAGGCTTAAGATAAATACACAAAAGCTTGACCTTACAAAGATAGGGAGCCTTACTTTTGAAGAGCTTGATAATAACAGGTTTGAAGCTGTAAAACTTGCTAAACAGGCATTGCAGGAAGGAAGCATGATGCAAATAGCATATAACTGTGCCAACGAGGTGGCAGTCGAACAGTTCCTGAATGGAAATATAGGATTCAACGATATAGTAAGAGTTACAAAATCAATAATGGATTCTGTAAAATCCGGTAGTTTACAGAATATTGATGACGTGTTATTAGTGGTAGACGAGATAAATAAAAAAACAACATCGCTAACAAGTAAAATCGTAGCTTGA
- the virB11 gene encoding P-type DNA transfer ATPase VirB11 — protein MVQSHAALETYLAPLKELFEEDGVAEISINRPGEAWIEKRGDMYMVELPEFDFEHLKGLARLIAQSTEQKVSEERPLLSATLPNGFRIQVVFPPAAEPGHVIMSIRKGSTLNWNLDDYEKMGAFSHTAVDEQDDPHDKELSELLDKNEIKQFMIKAIQYKKNIIISGGTSTGKTTFTNACLKAIPAEERLITAEDAREVILDQHPNRVHLLASKGGQGRAQVTTQDLIEACLRLRPDRIIVGEVRGAEAFSFLRAINTGHPGSISTLHADTPQMAMEQLKLMVMQAGLGMPPAEVRQYISQVVDIVVQLKRSGKVRHISEIYFKNRHRKTEEE, from the coding sequence ATGGTTCAAAGTCACGCCGCATTAGAAACTTATCTGGCACCATTAAAAGAATTGTTCGAAGAAGATGGAGTCGCAGAGATATCAATCAACAGACCCGGAGAAGCATGGATTGAGAAGCGCGGCGATATGTACATGGTAGAGCTTCCGGAGTTTGATTTTGAGCATTTAAAAGGTCTTGCAAGGCTTATTGCACAATCAACTGAGCAAAAAGTAAGTGAGGAACGCCCGCTTTTATCGGCAACCCTTCCTAACGGATTTCGTATTCAGGTGGTGTTCCCTCCTGCAGCGGAACCCGGACATGTAATTATGTCAATTCGTAAAGGCTCTACACTTAACTGGAACCTTGATGACTATGAAAAAATGGGAGCTTTCTCGCACACGGCAGTAGATGAACAAGACGATCCGCATGATAAAGAACTATCTGAATTGCTTGATAAAAACGAAATAAAACAATTCATGATAAAAGCTATTCAGTATAAGAAAAACATTATCATAAGCGGTGGTACTTCAACAGGTAAAACGACATTTACAAATGCTTGCCTAAAGGCAATCCCTGCCGAAGAACGTCTTATAACCGCAGAGGACGCACGTGAGGTTATTCTTGATCAGCACCCTAACCGTGTACACCTTCTTGCCTCAAAAGGAGGGCAGGGACGTGCACAGGTAACTACACAGGATCTTATTGAAGCCTGCTTACGTCTGCGTCCCGACAGGATAATCGTGGGAGAGGTTCGTGGTGCCGAAGCATTCAGTTTTCTGCGTGCTATCAATACCGGACACCCCGGTTCTATTTCAACACTGCACGCAGATACGCCGCAGATGGCTATGGAGCAGTTAAAGCTAATGGTTATGCAGGCGGGGCTTGGTATGCCTCCTGCCGAGGTAAGGCAATATATCTCGCAGGTAGTTGATATTGTGGTACAGCTAAAAAGAAGCGGTAAAGTACGTCATATTTCGGAAATATATTTCAAGAACAGACACCGCAAAACGGAAGAGGAATAA
- a CDS encoding type IV secretory system conjugative DNA transfer family protein — protein sequence MSELSRAFRNFVAISFVFCVVLGICLTVSAFLVVILVEEVRSVRFTGDIIADVGYFWGRFIEYWKVWWDNKYTLKPLDGIVLSNGNISKFFVIKLFAATIFPVISMGTLILIFRAPLMDWRPFRKKESLHGDAKWATDKDLEKAGLRAKKGVLLGKDNKGNFLVAGGFQHALLFAPTGSGKGVGFVIPNLLFWEDSCFIHDIKLENYELTSGWRKEKLKQNVYLWNPADSDGISHCYNPLQWISLKPGQMVDDVQKIANILLPDTSDFWESEARSLFTGIVLYLCAVPEKVQSFGEVVRTLRSDDVVYNLAVVLDTIGKDIHPVSYMNIASFLQKADKERSGVISTLNSKLELWANPLIDTATATSDFNISDFKRQPTTVYVGVTPDNLKRLQPLLQVFYQQATEFLARSIPTAEDKYGVLFMMDEFPTLGKMDQFKAGIAYFRGYKLRLFLIVQDTEQLKDIYEDAGMNSFLSNSTYRITFAANNVETAELISKMVGNKTVEQVSANKPKFLDLNPGARSLHVSETQRALLLPQEVVSLDRDLQILLIEASPPIKSKKIKYYKDSFFTKRLLPPIFVPTQEPYDPRKHGKKAVQEQQEVQEEEQAA from the coding sequence ATGTCCGAATTATCAAGAGCATTCAGGAATTTTGTTGCAATATCATTTGTATTTTGCGTGGTTCTGGGTATTTGCCTGACGGTTTCTGCATTTTTAGTAGTAATACTGGTTGAGGAAGTAAGAAGCGTTAGGTTTACAGGTGATATTATCGCAGATGTCGGTTATTTCTGGGGGCGGTTCATAGAATATTGGAAAGTCTGGTGGGATAATAAATACACTTTAAAGCCACTTGACGGTATAGTGTTATCAAACGGTAATATAAGTAAGTTCTTTGTAATAAAACTTTTTGCCGCAACTATATTCCCTGTTATTTCGATGGGTACTCTTATATTAATATTCAGGGCGCCGTTAATGGACTGGCGACCTTTCAGGAAAAAAGAGTCATTACACGGTGATGCTAAGTGGGCAACCGATAAAGATTTAGAGAAGGCAGGCTTACGTGCTAAGAAAGGAGTGTTGTTAGGCAAGGATAATAAAGGGAACTTTCTGGTAGCAGGAGGCTTTCAGCACGCTTTGCTATTTGCTCCTACCGGTTCGGGAAAGGGTGTTGGATTCGTTATACCTAACCTGCTTTTTTGGGAAGATTCATGTTTTATTCACGATATTAAACTGGAAAACTATGAGCTTACAAGCGGGTGGAGAAAAGAAAAATTAAAACAGAACGTATATTTATGGAACCCTGCCGACTCAGACGGCATAAGCCATTGCTATAACCCTTTGCAGTGGATTAGCCTCAAGCCCGGACAGATGGTTGATGACGTACAGAAAATAGCTAACATATTGCTTCCCGATACGTCGGATTTTTGGGAAAGTGAGGCAAGAAGTTTATTTACGGGGATAGTGCTGTATTTGTGTGCCGTACCTGAGAAGGTACAGTCTTTCGGGGAGGTAGTCAGAACCTTGCGTAGTGACGATGTGGTTTATAACCTTGCGGTGGTGTTAGATACCATAGGAAAAGACATTCACCCCGTTTCATATATGAATATAGCTTCATTCCTGCAAAAGGCAGACAAAGAGCGTTCGGGCGTTATATCGACATTGAACTCCAAGCTAGAGCTTTGGGCAAACCCGCTAATTGATACCGCTACCGCTACAAGCGATTTTAATATCAGTGATTTTAAAAGGCAGCCTACGACGGTGTATGTAGGGGTGACTCCCGATAACTTAAAGCGTCTGCAACCTTTATTGCAGGTGTTCTATCAGCAGGCAACCGAATTCCTTGCCCGTTCCATACCCACCGCAGAGGATAAGTATGGCGTTTTATTTATGATGGACGAGTTTCCGACACTTGGAAAAATGGATCAGTTCAAAGCAGGTATAGCATATTTCCGTGGATATAAATTAAGGCTTTTCCTTATCGTACAAGATACCGAGCAGCTTAAAGATATTTATGAGGATGCGGGAATGAACTCGTTTCTTTCTAACTCTACATACCGTATAACATTTGCCGCAAATAACGTGGAAACGGCAGAACTCATCTCTAAAATGGTAGGTAACAAAACGGTTGAACAGGTTTCTGCGAATAAACCCAAGTTCCTTGACCTTAACCCCGGTGCACGTTCCCTGCACGTTTCGGAAACACAAAGAGCCTTGTTACTTCCACAAGAGGTTGTGAGTCTGGATAGAGATCTTCAAATACTTCTGATAGAGGCAAGCCCTCCTATAAAATCTAAAAAGATAAAATATTATAAGGATTCTTTCTTCACTAAGAGGTTATTACCGCCGATATTTGTTCCGACACAAGAACCTTATGACCCTAGAAAACACGGCAAAAAAGCAGTTCAGGAACAACAGGAAGTGCAAGAAGAGGAGCAAGCGGCTTAG
- a CDS encoding PAS domain-containing protein, giving the protein METTLSAKRKGDALITIRQHNNNKVVEVVGMNPAAEKLTGYKPEELVGGRIASLLPERINESLEENIEFEDPSYDFASVARKIPNFQVKNKNGKKIEVSMKIFYLTSKNPTVQDYEILLRDIRLTKKIEELKNEIASEMNGRGSNDISTLMHAYNTAYKFIAEDPIEVTFVTLGIDNFSKLAKHDEMTVSKVINKYTDIIKKTCRNEDIAAHIENEVIGLVLLDCNTQSAKDVIINRIIDNISSETIALFDGSEFNTTLTVCYTQLIADDNPTDIFNACVDKTLYNQQRGGNSISELFDDLAELDGLDEEEYEEGYIDGDSKY; this is encoded by the coding sequence ATGGAAACTACATTATCAGCTAAAAGGAAGGGTGACGCACTAATAACCATCAGGCAGCATAACAATAATAAAGTTGTTGAAGTTGTCGGTATGAACCCTGCTGCGGAAAAATTAACAGGATATAAGCCCGAAGAACTTGTCGGAGGCAGGATTGCTTCACTTTTACCCGAAAGGATAAATGAATCTCTCGAAGAAAATATTGAGTTTGAAGATCCTTCATATGATTTTGCCTCGGTTGCAAGAAAGATACCTAATTTTCAGGTAAAAAATAAGAACGGCAAAAAAATAGAAGTTAGCATGAAGATATTTTATCTAACATCTAAAAATCCGACAGTTCAGGATTATGAGATATTATTAAGGGATATAAGGCTTACCAAGAAAATTGAGGAGCTAAAAAATGAGATAGCCTCTGAAATGAACGGGCGTGGTTCTAATGATATCAGCACTTTAATGCACGCATATAACACTGCCTATAAATTTATTGCCGAAGATCCTATTGAAGTCACATTCGTAACACTTGGAATAGATAATTTTTCAAAGCTTGCAAAGCATGATGAAATGACCGTATCTAAAGTTATAAATAAATACACGGACATTATTAAGAAAACATGCCGTAATGAGGATATTGCGGCACATATTGAAAACGAGGTAATCGGTCTGGTTTTACTTGATTGTAATACACAAAGTGCCAAAGACGTTATAATAAACCGTATAATAGATAACATATCCTCTGAAACTATCGCTTTATTTGACGGAAGCGAGTTTAATACAACCTTAACAGTATGCTACACTCAGCTTATAGCCGATGACAACCCTACTGATATTTTTAACGCTTGTGTTGACAAAACCTTATATAATCAGCAACGTGGGGGAAATTCAATTTCCGAGTTATTTGATGACTTAGCCGAATTAGACGGGCTTGATGAGGAAGAATATGAAGAAGGGTATATTGACGGTGACTCGAAATACTAA
- the clpA gene encoding ATP-dependent Clp protease ATP-binding subunit ClpA: MLSKNLELSLHRALTLAHKCSHEYATLEHLLLALTEDPDACAVLNGCGGSLPSLCEELKHFLGNDLEALVVENNTDVKPTAGFQRVIHRAAIHAHSANSKIVTGANVLAEMFGEHESHAVFFLKGQGITYLDVINYISHGVIKFADEGDDYNDDEQGLFDEFPKKLFEKAHEPKPTVSPSTVNTEKDNNSALSQYCINLNKKAEAGKVDILIGREEEVQRTIEILCRRTKNNPLFVGEPGVGKTALVEGLALKISKGQVPGILKKAVIFALDMGSLLAGTKYRGDFEERIKSVIAEIEKLPHAIIFIDEIHTIVGAGSTSGGSLDAGNLLKPALARGEFKCIGSTTYMEYHSHFEKDQALIRRFQRIDVEEPTRDMCISILEGLKPYYEEHHGVSYTQDAIISAVDLSRRYISNRRLPDKAIDIIDEAGAHQKLAPKEKRKAVIGVSDIENIVAKIAKVPIRNVGMDESIKLRKLESCLKKIIFGQDLAIESLSTAIKMSRAGLRDNIKPMGSYLFSGPTGVGKTELAAQLALIMDMELVRIDMSEYLEQHSIARLIGAPPGYVGYDKAGILTEAIEKNPYSVILFDEIEKAHPDIYNLLLQMMDYGRITDNNGKNLNFRNSIIIMTTNAGAEEVSKAPMGFGRFDRNGEDSDVINKTFSPEFRNRLDAIIPFTPLSPKVVEKVVDKFILNLQLQLADKAVKIEMNKKVRKHLAENGYDSKNGARPLERIINEQIKKPLADEILFGKLSKGGVVTVSLVKDVLQFKCTKISTMQA, encoded by the coding sequence ATGCTATCAAAAAACCTTGAATTAAGTTTGCACAGAGCATTAACGCTGGCTCATAAATGTTCGCACGAATACGCTACTTTAGAACATTTATTGCTGGCATTGACTGAAGATCCGGACGCATGTGCAGTACTTAACGGGTGTGGGGGAAGCCTTCCTTCATTATGCGAGGAGTTAAAGCATTTTTTAGGCAATGACCTTGAGGCGTTAGTTGTTGAGAACAACACGGACGTAAAGCCCACTGCCGGTTTCCAAAGAGTAATTCATAGGGCGGCGATACATGCACATTCGGCTAACAGCAAGATAGTGACGGGTGCGAACGTATTGGCAGAGATGTTCGGCGAGCATGAATCACATGCCGTCTTTTTTTTAAAGGGACAGGGAATTACGTATCTTGATGTAATTAACTATATATCGCACGGTGTGATTAAATTCGCTGACGAGGGTGATGATTATAACGATGACGAGCAGGGCTTGTTTGATGAATTTCCGAAAAAGCTTTTTGAGAAGGCACATGAACCTAAGCCTACCGTATCGCCGTCTACCGTAAATACCGAAAAAGATAATAACAGCGCATTGTCACAATATTGTATTAACCTGAACAAAAAGGCAGAGGCCGGCAAGGTAGATATTCTTATCGGCAGGGAAGAAGAGGTGCAAAGGACGATTGAAATTCTATGCAGGCGAACCAAGAATAACCCGTTATTTGTCGGTGAACCCGGTGTGGGGAAAACCGCTCTTGTAGAAGGTCTTGCACTAAAAATATCGAAGGGGCAGGTTCCGGGGATTTTGAAAAAAGCGGTTATATTCGCTCTGGATATGGGGTCGTTACTTGCCGGTACAAAATACCGCGGTGACTTTGAAGAAAGGATAAAATCTGTAATTGCCGAAATAGAAAAATTACCCCATGCCATAATATTTATTGATGAAATACACACCATAGTAGGAGCCGGCTCTACAAGCGGCGGCTCTTTAGATGCCGGCAATCTTTTAAAACCGGCCTTAGCAAGGGGCGAGTTCAAATGTATAGGCTCTACAACTTATATGGAATATCACAGCCACTTTGAAAAAGATCAGGCATTGATAAGACGTTTTCAAAGGATAGACGTTGAAGAGCCGACAAGGGATATGTGTATTTCCATACTTGAGGGTTTAAAACCTTACTATGAAGAACATCATGGTGTTTCTTATACTCAAGATGCTATCATATCTGCGGTGGACCTTTCAAGACGCTATATCAGCAATAGAAGATTGCCTGATAAGGCAATAGATATAATAGACGAAGCAGGCGCACATCAAAAGCTTGCACCGAAAGAAAAAAGGAAAGCGGTAATAGGTGTATCCGATATTGAAAACATAGTTGCGAAAATAGCAAAAGTCCCTATCCGCAACGTAGGAATGGACGAGAGTATAAAGTTAAGGAAACTCGAATCATGTTTAAAGAAAATAATATTCGGACAGGATCTTGCGATTGAGTCTTTATCTACCGCTATAAAAATGTCAAGAGCAGGTCTTAGGGACAATATCAAACCGATGGGCAGTTATTTATTTTCAGGCCCTACAGGGGTGGGGAAAACCGAACTTGCGGCACAGCTTGCACTTATAATGGATATGGAGCTGGTAAGAATAGATATGTCGGAATATCTGGAGCAGCATTCGATAGCAAGGTTAATAGGCGCACCTCCGGGATATGTAGGTTATGACAAAGCCGGTATATTGACCGAGGCTATAGAAAAAAACCCTTATTCGGTAATATTATTTGACGAGATAGAAAAAGCTCACCCCGACATATACAACCTTTTGTTGCAGATGATGGATTATGGAAGAATAACCGATAATAACGGCAAGAATTTGAATTTCCGCAACAGTATAATAATAATGACCACCAATGCCGGTGCGGAGGAAGTAAGCAAAGCACCTATGGGATTCGGTCGCTTTGATAGAAACGGTGAGGATTCCGATGTTATAAATAAAACATTCTCTCCCGAATTTCGGAACAGGCTTGATGCTATAATTCCGTTTACACCGCTATCTCCTAAGGTAGTTGAAAAAGTAGTAGATAAATTTATACTTAATTTGCAGTTGCAACTTGCGGATAAAGCGGTAAAGATAGAGATGAATAAGAAGGTTAGGAAACACCTTGCCGAAAACGGCTATGACTCGAAGAACGGTGCAAGACCTTTAGAAAGAATAATAAACGAACAGATTAAAAAACCGCTGGCAGATGAGATATTATTCGGAAAATTATCTAAAGGTGGCGTTGTAACAGTTAGTTTGGTGAAAGATGTTCTGCAATTCAAATGCACTAAAATATCAACGATGCAGGCTTAA
- a CDS encoding DUF2336 domain-containing protein produces MQAKKRILSEVDIDALLKSPKDIKLDIIKKIGKYYTAGSFSDEQKKAAEKIISTIADSESDEQVRQAMSESIKNSNDIPHKIVMHLAEDVTIVSIPVLEFSPVLTDENLIYIIQKTDDIEKEKSISKRVNVSQVVSNALIDKKHEPVIVTLLRNKSSRVPDKGYEDIIKIFAHKKSIMEEVMQRPKVPLYIVRDAARKMSPDNTNDTVENNADMEYNSFIKRAREKGINDDIMPIYALCKGSFKLFKLCVARNIYIPVVNISKLLNNDESGEKFDIIYQRANLPEKLHSSSKVLFLVLRDFSEDIDTEISSLTESEAKRVINNMIMLAEEMDVTENLEYLVSLINIGVNK; encoded by the coding sequence ATGCAAGCAAAAAAGAGAATTTTATCTGAAGTTGATATTGATGCACTGCTAAAAAGTCCGAAAGATATCAAGTTGGATATAATAAAGAAAATAGGTAAATATTATACCGCAGGCAGTTTTTCAGATGAACAAAAAAAGGCCGCCGAGAAGATAATATCTACCATCGCCGATAGTGAGTCGGATGAGCAGGTCAGGCAGGCTATGTCCGAGTCCATCAAAAATTCTAATGACATTCCTCATAAAATAGTAATGCATCTGGCGGAAGACGTTACTATCGTATCCATACCGGTATTGGAATTTTCTCCTGTTCTTACAGATGAAAACCTTATCTATATAATACAAAAAACAGATGACATTGAAAAAGAAAAAAGCATTTCTAAAAGGGTTAATGTTTCGCAAGTAGTATCAAATGCCCTGATAGATAAGAAGCATGAGCCTGTTATAGTAACATTGCTGCGTAATAAAAGCTCACGTGTGCCTGACAAGGGTTATGAGGATATCATAAAAATCTTTGCCCATAAAAAATCAATTATGGAAGAAGTCATGCAGCGTCCTAAAGTGCCTTTATATATAGTACGTGATGCTGCTCGAAAAATGTCGCCGGATAATACGAATGATACGGTAGAGAATAATGCCGACATGGAATATAACAGCTTTATAAAGCGAGCAAGGGAAAAAGGTATTAACGATGATATAATGCCGATTTATGCTTTATGTAAGGGAAGTTTTAAGCTGTTTAAATTATGTGTGGCAAGAAATATTTACATACCGGTTGTAAATATTTCAAAGCTACTTAATAATGACGAAAGCGGTGAAAAATTCGATATCATATATCAAAGGGCAAACCTGCCGGAGAAACTTCATAGTTCTAGCAAGGTACTGTTTTTGGTATTAAGGGATTTCAGTGAAGATATTGATACCGAAATATCAAGCCTGACTGAATCGGAAGCTAAAAGAGTAATAAATAATATGATAATGCTCGCAGAAGAAATGGATGTTACCGAAAATCTTGAGTATCTGGTGTCATTAATCAATATTGGGGTAAATAAGTAA
- a CDS encoding DUF2336 domain-containing protein, protein MSAEKNIVSHVDIELLLNSPLEAKIDVIKKIGKYYTEGSLSIQQKEAVERILSTLIKESDTQVKQGISESIKSASNASNELVMQLAQDIDIVAIPILEFSKALTDENLIYIIERTDDIEKQKIISKREAVSEGVSEALIHKGHEDVVVTLLNNKGAAVSEDGYKEIVEKFPEVKNILGSIKQRAKVPLSILKTVKEKLIVEGDEQDIDNKKSKQDVDKEYYQFTQVIKKRGVQDNIAPIYALCMGNIKLFETCVARKLKAPVMNVRKILDSDASNSFSELYKRVGLPDNLFDSTETLLCVLNNLSEELPGTGVKLSDRDSKRIITNMLMFDEEEGGIENIEYIITLIKSTVEGNG, encoded by the coding sequence ATGAGTGCAGAAAAAAATATAGTATCTCATGTAGATATTGAATTGCTTTTAAATAGTCCTTTAGAAGCAAAAATAGACGTAATAAAAAAAATAGGTAAGTATTACACTGAGGGAAGTCTGTCCATTCAACAAAAAGAGGCTGTAGAAAGAATACTAAGTACACTTATAAAAGAATCCGATACTCAGGTTAAACAAGGAATATCCGAGTCTATAAAAAGTGCGTCAAACGCTTCAAATGAACTTGTTATGCAGTTGGCTCAGGATATTGATATTGTTGCAATACCTATATTGGAATTCTCAAAAGCCTTAACCGATGAAAACCTAATCTATATAATAGAAAGAACCGATGACATTGAAAAACAAAAAATCATATCAAAACGTGAAGCGGTTTCAGAGGGTGTTTCGGAGGCACTTATACATAAAGGACATGAAGACGTTGTAGTTACTTTATTAAATAACAAAGGAGCTGCAGTTTCAGAAGACGGATATAAAGAGATAGTTGAAAAATTCCCTGAGGTAAAGAATATCCTTGGTTCAATAAAACAAAGGGCAAAAGTACCTTTAAGTATTCTCAAGACCGTTAAAGAAAAGCTTATTGTAGAGGGTGATGAACAAGATATTGATAATAAGAAATCCAAGCAAGATGTCGATAAGGAATATTACCAGTTTACGCAAGTTATCAAAAAACGTGGTGTGCAGGATAATATAGCTCCGATTTATGCTTTATGTATGGGTAACATAAAGCTTTTCGAAACATGTGTTGCAAGAAAGTTAAAAGCACCAGTTATGAATGTCAGAAAAATACTGGATAGTGATGCATCAAATAGTTTTAGTGAACTTTATAAAAGAGTGGGACTGCCGGATAACCTGTTTGATTCTACCGAAACACTACTTTGTGTTCTCAATAACCTTAGCGAAGAGCTTCCGGGTACAGGTGTAAAGCTCTCGGACAGGGATTCAAAAAGAATCATCACAAATATGCTTATGTTCGATGAAGAGGAAGGCGGTATAGAAAATATCGAATATATAATAACCCTTATAAAAAGCACCGTAGAAGGGAATGGTTAA
- the tsaB gene encoding tRNA (adenosine(37)-N6)-threonylcarbamoyltransferase complex dimerization subunit type 1 TsaB yields the protein MKILSVDTTHGDCSVSLLKDGNIACEITQTESGKQAEQMISLIRTVLKNGGTNYKELDAIAVNIGPGSFTGVRIGLSGVKGINLVTGTPIVPVTSFESVAMQLDLKNNKRDILVVLDAKRKQLYTQLFGTNLEPLTEPELISYDQIIKFNKNNEIILTGNGSMLVADILSENNCDYKIINKNAASESVSIAYAAYKKFKANDYPKIISPLYIRKPDAKKQSS from the coding sequence ATGAAAATTCTTTCTGTAGACACTACTCACGGCGACTGTTCCGTTTCACTGCTAAAAGACGGCAATATTGCCTGTGAAATTACTCAGACCGAGTCCGGCAAACAAGCCGAACAAATGATATCGCTAATCCGGACCGTACTAAAAAACGGCGGCACTAATTATAAAGAGCTAGATGCTATAGCGGTAAATATAGGTCCGGGTAGCTTTACGGGTGTCAGGATAGGGCTATCGGGTGTAAAGGGTATTAACCTTGTAACCGGAACGCCTATAGTACCTGTCACAAGCTTTGAGTCTGTTGCCATGCAGCTTGACCTTAAAAATAACAAAAGGGATATACTTGTCGTACTAGATGCCAAAAGGAAGCAGCTATATACACAGCTTTTTGGCACAAATCTAGAACCTCTGACCGAACCGGAATTAATTAGCTACGACCAAATAATCAAGTTCAATAAAAACAATGAAATCATATTAACCGGTAACGGCAGTATGCTTGTAGCGGATATACTGTCGGAAAATAACTGCGATTATAAAATCATTAACAAGAACGCAGCATCTGAATCGGTATCTATAGCATATGCCGCATATAAAAAATTCAAGGCTAATGATTATCCGAAAATTATCTCTCCTCTTTATATAAGGAAACCGGACGCTAAAAAGCAATCGTCTTAA
- a CDS encoding 4a-hydroxytetrahydrobiopterin dehydratase, which yields MAFSNKKCVPCEGGVKPLSQNEVKKLLSEIEGWQTNAEFNSILKDIKFRNFEQALEFVNKVGKIAEEQNHHPDIKMGWGYCSITLQTHSIGGLHENDFIVAAKINEIK from the coding sequence ATGGCGTTTTCAAACAAAAAATGTGTTCCTTGTGAAGGGGGAGTCAAGCCGTTATCTCAAAATGAAGTAAAGAAGCTTTTAAGTGAAATCGAAGGCTGGCAGACAAATGCCGAATTTAATTCGATTCTAAAAGATATCAAATTCAGGAATTTTGAACAGGCATTGGAATTTGTCAATAAAGTAGGAAAAATAGCGGAAGAACAAAACCATCACCCCGATATTAAAATGGGCTGGGGATATTGTAGTATAACCTTGCAAACCCACTCCATAGGCGGTCTGCATGAAAATGACTTTATTGTTGCAGCTAAAATAAACGAGATAAAATAG